In Festucalex cinctus isolate MCC-2025b chromosome 1, RoL_Fcin_1.0, whole genome shotgun sequence, the sequence AGTCTGTTTTTAACTCAGCGGACTATAATCCCGTTTTGCACTGTTGTTGATTGGTCGAGTAGCAACCGGTGCCGCCCGGCATACGCCAAGCAAGGATGCGGGGATCCGAGCCCCTTTACCTGGGACGCACGCAACGCTATCTCGTGGATGTCACGTTGCCACAAGGCCCCAGTGGAAGTGTTCCCACTACTACGTGGAGACCAAAGTGGTCGCAAAAGTAACAAGCAGTGTGTTTTAaatttagggagaaaaaaaaatcattaaattgCTAGCTAGCTCTCTTTAGCCACCGCTCTTGGCTTGTTTGGCAGGTGTATATGTATGATCACGCATAATTGTGCACATTGCCGCCTTTAAAACTGCCCTAAATgacatgtttttgtcatttttttggaataGATTGTAAATGCTAGCACGTTAACGCCACTTCCAACCCGGTTGAGCGTGTTTTTAATGTGAATATaggctttttatttcttaaattgcaCCAAATTCCTACCATAAtcactgactgattattttcCCTCCAGTTGATTCTTGCTCTTGTTTTATCAGGCACTGACACACTGTTGAATTTGTCAGTGTTTatgtataatagtgaagaaacacAGCTCAATTCAGAATTGGCTCTGATtttatgaagaagaaaaaacactgaCAGCTTGAAGGTCTTACCAAAATCTATGACGTGTGACGGGTTTAGCCCtgagttttgctttttctttggcttttgcatGTGCGTTTTCTGTGACGCTAACAATACAGCGACGGCTAATGTCCAAAATCCAGACTGCTGCCAAGTCGGACGTTTCCCGCTAAGAGGCAAAAgccaaaatacaataaaaccaaaacaacagTGACTGCGGACATTAAATTATTACTGGGTTCTCTTCCTATGCATTCTAAGTAACCCAAATTATTACGTAAATTGCAACACGCCACACAGTAAGTAATACAACACTCAAGAATTATAATAAATGCAGTTTTTGATCGTCGATCACCACATTGCAGTCCGTTTATTTCGGGTTCAGGATGtcgtggatttaaaaaaaaaaaaaaaaaaggaaggaagcaGTACAGCATGAATATTCCGTGATGCCAGGGGCTATGAACTTAGGTATCTGAAAGTACTTTTGCCGCACTGCTGTTGAACGCAATTGTCGCTGTCTGTTGAGTATTATCTACATCACACAATTAAATATGGCCGACGTCTGCATGACAGCTGCCTTCAGTTGCCTTCAACACATAGTAGTAGGCTGTAAGTTGCCTGTAATCAGGTGTTAAACTTCACTTTCTGGTCACGGCCACTTGCACACACAGTGAAGGgccacgtaatatgcttgtgaaccgactcaatatgtggaggaactcaatatgtgtgcATTAGCaggtaaggatgtaacgatatccaaatgttacGATACAATATtgctgctgaaaggagactgattctgtcctctttcatctgtaactgcttcaaacatcaaagcctatgtaggaatggaagaatgtttatttgttgtgattttattgtattggtgttaatgttttatgttatgttagtttttttgtgtttctgtttgaaaccgctatataaataaacttgagttgagatattatgatatgaagctcatgatacgataattatcacaatattgtggggaggttggcgatatttaagaaaggtcacaatattgtaaaaaatgagcttatactaaaaaaaaaaagaaagtaaaatgtgcttttgtacataacatcaattttacattattattattattattttttttattactagtagtagtagtagtagtagtagtagtattatgtTGTGCTGTTAATGCGCACACACGCATTGATttgctccacatattgacttgcttcacataggcatattacgttccccttcatctgacaattagtgtagattttaaacatagaagggccaaagcatccctaatgaaaattaagttgcacaaaaaaaaaaaaaaactagcgaccagagggtgctggaactgcacaaatggaaatcaacctgacttttttttttttttaaaaagatgcgttgcatttaaatattgtgaacatcacgccgacgatattgtggcagttttaatatcacaatatcatatttcacttttaatatcacaatatcacgatatttcacttatcgttatatccctattagcaagcaagtgcctcaatattaagtcttattagagagAGGTCGTTTATATAcgttgctgtaatgtacaagagcacatttttttttccgttttttattttttatttttttttattttttagtatgttaatttttttacattgacctttttttgtatcgccaacctccccacaatattgtgataattattctattatatcatatcgtgatgtttggatatcgttacatccctaataatcgaCTTATAGATtggtattgggattaatcggtatcaaatcgaattgtgacctatgactCGTGACACTGATTGAATCGCCGAGTATTGGGCAAGTCATGCCCCTAAAAGAGGGAAATGTTGAGTTTAATGAACGATGGAGGAAGTTATGAGTTAAGGCATTCTCCCCCCATCCTTTATTACACCTGGATGTCCTTTAAAGGTTTTATGATACTGCCAATTTGACCTTGAAACAGATTATTAGCATTGTTTCCTGATGTGACGCTGTTAATTTCTATTGCAGCCAGCTTGTATATAGTATGTGATCCAATGCTAGTTCACCGTCTAGCTAGGCCACCGCGTCATCAAATTTGGTTACGATTTAGCctcaaaatatacaaataaaatagcgTTGTAGCTACTGCGCCTTGTAGGAAATTCCACTCCGTGCAAGTTTTCAACACGAAAATTTATTTATACCGTGCACCTGAAGGCAGGGTTTGTTAGCGTGTTATCTAATTACCCGGCTGCTATGAGCTAAGCTGTAACGCTATGTTAGGAGTTGTTCACCCGAGCTGATCGGTgttgtcgttttatttttttcttacagaGTGGAGCTAACGAGCGCGTCtcattaatttgttgtgttgcGTTTGAATGCAGAGCGCTCGCTCCTTTCGcctttccctccctccctccctcccttcctgTGTTATGCATGGATGCGTCAAGTTGGCCGTCTCAGCAGCCGGCGTCAGCCGAGTGCGAGTAACGTGTGCCCAAGCACGTTAAACCTTTATTGACTCTGCAGGTCGTGTTTTCACCAACGCTAACATTCTGAAttggcaagtaaaaaaaaaagacgtctaATATGTTACAAACACTTTTCAAACACTTGCGGGAGGGggaataaatgttaaatgtttacGCACATAACGACCACACAAGTAGCTAACACAAGTCTAAGAAAATAACGTAGCCGTCTACATCTTCCCCCAGAAGTCATGAAGCACAAACAAATGCGCAGTACCTGTCACAGAAGATCCCAACTTAAAGTGGATGTCAAGTccaaattttctttttaaaatatgatGTACGTGCTCCCGCTAGTTCAAACACAGCATAATGATTAACATTGCGTGGAATATAAATTTAGCAGGAAaacccacccgtttttatctatctcaaggagcggccattttgccacttgatgtcgactgaaaatgacatcacagttgctcaggggacaggtaatggccaatcatggctcacctattTTATGAAGCTGAGCTGGGGTTGGTTGTTATCTGATTTATGAGCAACTGTCAAACCATTTTAAGGGGCAGTGGAGTCAAAGATTTTcttaaattttaaatgtttttattttgtctctcTCAGGGGACGACCATTTTGCCTTttactgccacttgctgtcgactgacaatGAAATGGTGCCTAAAGGTGcatgtaatgaccaatcacctgttttctggcttCTGAATTTGAAGCTGAGCCCTTAtgctctgtgatgtcattttcagtagacaccaagcggcaaaatggccgccccttgagtcGGATAAAAATTGGGCGCATTGTTGctgctataatttttttttttaatggtatttattaatttattagtgTGTTTCACTTATTTCTGTAatgcattgtatttatttttaactggtaactaataattaaaaaaaaaaagttaatttcatTTTGCCTCAATTTATTAAACTTTCAGTTCACAAACGGGATCATcgaaccagttcagactgtaaCTCGAGGTTCCgctgtagaaaaaaacaaaaacaaaaataaaagcaggaaCGGGACAAACGGATGCACTCAAATGCATACAAACAATTGCAAAGatctaaatcaaaatggtgtatgaacaaataaaaaaaaaaaatgtgtgaacaCTGGCTCCGGTGAGAGTCCTATCAAGGGAACAGGATACAGAAAGTaccaaccaaaataaaaacattaacagcACAAACAGATGGACTCGAACTCACTCGTGATAGAGGATCCAAATGAAAGTCATTTGTTCGCAAATTACCAGGTTTAAAACCAGCTCAGATTGAGGGTCCTATCAAAGGAACAAAAACAGGAAGCGGAACCCTTATAAGaatgaaaacataaaaaccACAAACAGACAAGCGCGTGATACTGGTCGCGGAACGATCCAAGTCAAAATCACCAAAAGGTAGTCAATACACTAGCTCCAACACAGTTTTACCAGGGTAACATAAACAGGAAATAAAAATCttaaccaaaacaaaagaatctCCAGCTCTCTTGAGCCACTGACACAGTAACTTTATGCAGTACAAAAGTAACGGAACAGTGCTTTTGTCTTCTCTGCTTAAAAGTGTCCACTAACTTCACCGTCATTTAAACGTGTTTGGACCGGTCATTGCACATTAAAAGGATCTGTCAGTCACCACGGTGCTAATTGATGCGCTCTTTTTATGACTGTAAAGGACACCACTGTAATGACTAAATTTGACTTTAGAAGGACctgtaccttttttttattgcactcTTTAGATTCATTAGCGGGATTAGCCCGACACGCCTTTTTTTTACACTGCCTTTTGTTGAAGTGAAGAAGTCAACGCTCATCtgcaacttgttttttgttttgtttttttgtttttaataaagctACACCAGACACCATCTAAATATTGGATTGCGGGAAGCCTGTATGCGTTAACGTTTTGCTTGAATTGATTCTGGCTGAAAGACGTTGCCGCCTTGGTAAGTGGGCGTAAATTGTCTGACGTTTTTCAGATTTGCCTTGTGGATATGATTCGATGTGTGGCAACGTCAATGCCAGACTGACAATTGTTTACAAGACAAAGGGCTGTAGATTTCTACGCACCACTTGGTGTAGAAATAAGTTGGCTCAGTGGCGGCCAGCCAGGAGGAAAGGGTCCTTAAAAGACAGAATATCTTAAGTTTGGGATCATTTCACACTGAACAAAGAAGTTAAAAGTGCAAGTGTATATCATAGAAGAATGACTGTAATTGCCTGTGAgctattttgttttaatcttcttTAATCACCATTACTAGTTTGAAGTGATCAAAGATAGACAACAGAGCAGCTAGTCCGCGTTCAATCGTTTTATTGAATAAGCTAAGAAAACAAGCACGTCATGAACATATTCTTACACAAGCTGTCGATGGCCGCAACTCATGGCGAATCGCTCAATAGCTAACAGATtagcaatcaatcaatcaatcaaactttatttatatagcacctttcatatattcaaaatgcaactcaaggtgctgAACATCCATGATACAATAAAAAGTCATTCGCTGACGTCCTCGTCACTCACCAGGACAAGCCCCGCCTTTTGAAGTCGAGCGCACTCAAAGTCACAGACTACGCAATACGCATGGAGCCAATATTtgggttaaggtcaaaattaCGGTCTCTGAAGCATTAGGGATAACTGGTTTACATGCTCGAGTGGACAGTTACTTCTGTCTACATATCCCGATCTAAATTGCGACACGCAGACCCAAATTGACATCATTTCAGCATTTAACTTGCTAcgtcaataaaaaaattaaaaagattattTTCATGTCACTCGCCGCACTACTGAAGTAGTCAGTTTCCTTCTCGCTCCAAAAGTACGTTTCTATGACACTTGTGTTAAAAACAATAACTTTAAACACAAAAGGGATATGGACGGCGAGTCTCGGGTGGTAAACTTGTGGACTAAATACCTTAAGCAGAGTCAGCATTCTGCCTCTGGTGCTACATCGAAAGCTGGCAATTTCATGCGTCAACTTGTACCCCTCCTACCTGCATCGGTGCCTTATACGCAGGACACCGTGCCAGGAAAATATTGGCTTCGATAGCCGGTGAAAGAAGCTGCAGTTGAATTTATGGAGGCACCATTGTTATGCCTCTGAAGCCCCAATTTTGCAGGAAACTGAAAGGTAAATTTAAGTTCACAAGTTATAGTGCATGAGAGTTTAATCCTGAAATTTTACCCAGCAGCCGAATAggcctaactttttttttttttttttgagtaatgaaTGTCTGTGTAAAAGGCATAAGCAGGTAGATTGGTACCCTACTCAAGTGTACAGATTTACATTCACTACAGTGATGTGTGTCTTTGCAGGTGCCCACGTTCCGCCGCAGTGGACAGCGCACCAGGATGAGGAGATTGTAGGCACCCGCCGTAGTATGGCCGCGTCCCGGTCCTCGCGCGTCACAAGGTCATCGGTGGGGCTCAATGGATTGGACGAGAACTTTTGTGGCCGCACCCTCAGGAACCGCAGCATCGCCCAGCCGGAGGAGACATCCGTGTCTCCGCTGCCTAGGGCCCGCTCGCCCAAGAAGAGGCAGGAGTCCCGGCAGGACTCCAGGCAGGTGTCGAAACAGGACGTCAAGCAGGGGTCCAAGAAGGAGGACAAGCAGGAGTCCAAACCGGACCCCAAGCCGGACGCTAAGAAGGAGAAGACCAAGCAGGACGTTAAAGAGGATACTGACAACCAATCGGTGCAGGACTCTGAGCGGCAGATCTCATTGGAGGAACGGTTAAATGACTCAAAGGACTGTAATAGTTCTCCAGCAGCTGAGCAGGAACTGTCGGCCGGCGCCCGCAAACGGAGCGGCTCATGTCTGGAAAAAGACGTTAGCCCTGAGGAGTCGGAACATTGTGATAAAGGGAACGGGGTGCCGGATGCCCCTCCTTTAATCAAAAGGGCCAAGCGGTGTTCCCGAGTCGGGGAGTCTCAGGAACGCGAGGAGGACACGGGGAGCCCCCAGAGTCCCGTCTCCATTCCCGAACCTTGCGAGGGAAACACTTGTGAAGacattcccacccggaactcgaACTTAGCTCCCGACTCACCTGTCCTCGGGGAAGAGGAAGGAGAGCTGGCCAAAGATGGCCGGGTGGAGTGTGATGGGGCGCCACACCGCCCTGACACTCACAAGGCCTCCAACGGGCTTGGGAAAAAATGTGTGGAGGCAGCGGAGAACTACGGCGCCCTCACCGAAGAATCTTCGAGTCCTGCCTCTGCCACCAGCTGTCCGCCGCTGCTCAACGGCGGCCAGGCCGGGGCGCCCCCCTCGCCCCACCCCACGGTGCCTTGTACAAACTCTAGCCCGGCGCACATGGAGGTTGTCGCCTCAGGGGATCCGCCTGTGCCATTCTCCCCAGCCCCTCCGGAGGATACGCTCCCTGAGCTGGTGGTGGCCAGGGAGCAGGAAGTGGAGGATGTGGAGGTGGACGTGGTGGGCGACCCCCTTTGTCTGGCCGGCGAGGAGCAGGTGATGGACAGCGAGTGCCACGGCAACGGTCGCCCACTCATGCCGGTGCCGGACACCGCCGCCGCCTCACCTTCCCCCGCCGCCTATAACAGCAACTCAGGAGAAGCGACGCCCCCGCTGGCGCCGACCCCGCCGCCCACCGAGCCCGGGTGCACGCCCCCATCTTTTGCCGAGCTCTATGAACACAGGTACACTCTGCGGACTTTGCCCCGCAAGGCGTCCTCCACCAAGGCCTGCTCTCCGCCTGGAGACAATGGCCCCCTGAAGGAGGACGGGGAGGTCGCGGAGGGTTTGGACGAGGACTTTGCGGCTCCTTCAGACTCTTTGTGTCCCGCTGACGACAACGAGAACACCTGCGCAGAGCCTGGGGACGAGACGGGCTGCGACGACGGCGGCCCCATGGGAGCCGGGGACATCGGCAAGGAAGTTGTGTGCAGTCACAccacggaggaggaggaggaggaagaggaagaggaggagccaGACGTATATTACTTTGAATCCGACCACCTGGCTCTGAAGCATAACAAAGAGTATGTGCGAAGAGCTTTGGCGGGATTTTGTTCCCCCGACAACCTCCCTTTGCCTCCTCACTCGTGTAGCTTACCCTAATCTTTTCACGGTTTCCTTTATACCCGTCTGTGCTGGCAAATAATCCCGCTACGCTCTTGATTTTAATGGGATTTGTAGCTGGTAAAAATTGAAATAATGCGACGTAATACCGTGGAACCTCTAAAGTGGAATGCAGTCCGCTCCCTGTCTTATTTGGTCTGTAATCAGTTACAGGCTGAGATATTTTTAATAGTCAATGTTTGAAAGCCGAGGTCCCCACCAACCGGCAGTCCATTGCGTTGTCGGCATGCCACTACCATTGAAACAGTCTGTGGCAGGGATCACTGTTTATAAGTCCCATTTTGACCATCTGCTATAAAATAAAGCTCAAATACAGCAGTACCTTGACAAACGAATTTAATTTGTTCAGTTTgtctcaaattattgtacagttCGGGACGATAGTTGTGGGAATTGTTTTCTGCCATCTAGCGATGTGGTATGAGAAGCTTggtagcaacaaaaaaaaactgaactagCGATGGCCGGCAACTTGGAAATGTCGTAAATTGGTGCACTTATAAGTCAAGGTACCTCTGTATACTAGTAAAACTATTTGCCTTACAAGACACCTGACAGTAACCGATACAGAATGAGTTCACTTCCAAGGGTTGCTGCGGatccttaaagaggaagtcagccttaaacatttcttgacaataatatatgtgacctcactagtcatgacacatgacattctgattaatattacatttgtggaatatgagttatgaagcaaaacccagccatttttatcaatttcaaggggcggccattttgccgtatagtgtcgacttaagatgacatcacagttgctcaggcaacggtcaatcacagctcacctgttttctgatgttattggttgttacctgagacctgagcaactgtgatgtcatttttagtcgacagcaagtggcaaaatggccgccttctgatcttGATAATAACTGCTGGATATTGCTGCTAGCTTAACTCGTATTCTGCTAACgcgatattaaccagaatactaggggtgttaaaaaaaaatcgattcggcaatatatcgcgatactacatcgcgcaattctcgaatcgattcaataggcggctaaatcgatttttaaacttccatttttaatggaaaaatattcaacaaaacatcttactttgggttagggttcacaccttaagcatggaagaatgttttatgaacgtaacattaagccttaatattttattttaatgctgttcaagcatgaaatagattacaacctgtataagactgaagtttcagataaataaataatacattctcatacaaatcttacactacaagtttactgatgagcattttctgaatttgaatgaaaaaaatcgtgacaatcgacttataaattcgtattgggattaatccgaatcgaatcgtgacctgtgaatcgtgatacgaatcgaatcgtcaggtactaggcaattcacacccctacagaaTACCATAGTTAGATGGTAAGTGGTGGTGcatagaaaatattattgtcaatttttggggggggttgacttccacttcaaAAGGAATTGAACCATTCCATCAAAGGCTTTAATTGCCAtgaaaatgtcatgtcaatATTTTTAAGTCATAAATGTGAAGACAAGTAGGATTTTATAACTGTAAATAGTGTCAAATCCCCAAATTaaaattcttttaaaaataacttaCCAAATTACTCTATTGGTAACGTCACACTATCACAACAGTAGAACCAACAGTGTTGTGGTTTGAGGAGATGCACGTCATTTATGGACCGTCGGAACATTGGACAACCTGGAAAATTGTAAAGTTACTCTTAAATTTACTTTCAAATGGAATTAAAAAGTCTTAAATTTGATTTAGCCGAAGCTGTAGGAGCCCTGGCATAGCAATGCTGTCACTTTAGTGGTGGTTTTCTTTTGTTGCTGGAATTCATCTCGCTTATACTCAAACTAGAAGTAAACTACTCATTCTTTGAAGACACAAAAAGGAAATTAGTAACCAGAGCAGCACTGTCATGTTGTTTtagtgttaaaaacaacaacaacaaaacacacagCTTTAAAACTACTACTGCAATTTGTCCCCTGGGAGGTGTTGAGAGGTAACAAGTTTCCACAGTGTTACTGACATTTTACAGCTATTCCTCTTACCAAGTGTAAAATATagcttaaataaaattaaactacTTGTCCTATGAAGAGGCCGGACAGTAACAAGAGAGGGGACAGAAATAGGTTTGTAGAGCTAAAAAGCTAAATCCCTTGGATACGTTGAAGATTATTCAACCTTGAGtaaccaatttttttattttttattttattttttatgttgtagTTGAGTTTTTTCATTATCGGGGTCGTGTTTCAACCTGATTCGCGATGCGTCCTCACCGCAGCTGGAGAAAGCGCCGATGACTGAAATATGATCGGCCAACGTCTGTCTCGCTCTCGTATTGGCGGACGTTTCAAATTCATCTCTGGCGGGACTCTTGATTTCAACCCTCGCACATGCGGGAAAGCAATTGGATCAAGTTTCCGCGACAAGGTTCAATCGAGCCCACAAAGACGGATCAATACAAGCCAGGAGTCATTTAAAGGAAGCATGACTCTGCGCTTTAAGCCTTTTGGCACTGGGAAGCGTCTGTATTTAGCGGTTTAGTAAAGTAAATTCAGATACAGAATATATCGCGTGACTACAGTGTCGGGATAGTTTTGACAGGATCATGTTGTTTTTGGTCTACTGTAGTTCTGTTCCTACTGTGAGAAACTTTGAAGTAGTAAAGTCAAAATTGcagtaaatatttatttgacAAACTAGTGGGAACTGAGAGGGCCTTACGCCATACAACATTCTTATTGGGCTTCTTATTCATTCAGGTACACGTTTTTGCTCAAGTTACTCGGCATTTCAAGATGAATGATTATGGTACAATATCAGTTTTGTCTGAATTCTGATTGGTTACACAAGAAACAATATACAGGCGGTCCTCGGTTTATGATGGTCCCACTGAACGAGATTTTGAGCTTTCgatgaatttaatatgtggTCACATCATGGCACAAAAAGCAATGCTCTGTTACCGCTGTATTTTTAGtcttatttgattgttttatatttatatttaaagtgTTTTCCATTAAATTTACTGTAATAGTGACTTTACTATGCATGGCCATAGGTTAGTAATACAGTACATTAATATCACCATTGAGGTCACGCTGTTTTACATTATGTACgttattatactttttttatttttatttttatttttatttttttttaagctcaatTTACCCAAATGTCTGTGCTTAGAAAATGGCCAACTGAAGGTTCAATGTCATAAGGTCTGTCTTTTGGATGTTTTCAAAGAGTGACTGGTTTCACCTATATGTAGTTTCtttgaaagggatactttacttatttggccatttttggcagtcaaacatgaatattttgcctataataaatttgatattttcattatttttcatgtacctttatttattagtaccttttaaaaacacattttgcaacttgctgtcgactgaaaatgtcatcacaagggctcacagctcagcttgtgaatgtcacatgaccaaacctagaaaacaggtgagctgtgattggttgctgagcccttgtgatgtcattttcagtcgacagcaagttgcaaaatgtgtttttaaaggtactaattgtacgtggaaaaataatgaaaatatcaaattaattatagacaaaatattaactttttattactataatgggctaaataagtgaagtatctctttaattatttaaaaattatgGACCCCTGACCCCGATTCGCTAATTTCCGTGTAACATGACCGACTTACAAAATGGAGGTGCATGTCGCATGGCCTTCGTCGAAACGCAATCGAAACACTGCCGGTAGCAGTATAGTGATCCTTTTAAGCTAATAGCTAGCCTTGCTTCtgttgctgctttgtttttttctgcgaCAATTCACTGCCTCTCACTGGTCAGTGCGGGTAATATGTGAGGACCCTGCCACGTCCTGTTAAACAAGATGGACGCCCTCGCCAAGCTGACGGGCCCCGACTGAGTCAGTCCCGCTCAGTTTGTCTTTCTCGCGCCCCCACCAAATGTCAAAACTCTCTCCACGTTGCCGCAAGCCGTTGTGTTTGACGCGCAACGTTCTTGATAACTAGTGACACGTCGGCCGGAATTGAGTCATCCAAATGATGTTTTCCCCCCCCTCCCATGTCAGTTACCAGAGGTTGCTGCAGACCATTGGCGTTCTCGAGGCCCAGCGCACGCAGGCCATCCTGGACCTGGAGACGTTGGCACGGCACCAAAGAGAAGCCCTGGCTGACCCCATCACCTTTGTTGAGCAGCTGCAGAAGAGGGTAATCTAAATCTGTTCATTGCTTAGTACAGGGATGGACAAtgtcggtcctcgagggccgcaggtTTTGCAGGTTTCCCAATTCCAACACAAGCTCTTTTCAATCAATGGGATTGTTTATCAGTCTGATGCACAGCTTGTATGATGCGGATGAAGCgtatcatatatcagctgtgttggagaagggcaacatccaaaacctgcagggctgcggtcctcgaggaccgagattgcccatgcCTGGGATCACTGTTGACTCAGTT encodes:
- the zzz3 gene encoding ZZ-type zinc finger-containing protein 3 isoform X1, with the translated sequence MAASRSSRVTRSSVGLNGLDENFCGRTLRNRSIAQPEETSVSPLPRARSPKKRQESRQDSRQVSKQDVKQGSKKEDKQESKPDPKPDAKKEKTKQDVKEDTDNQSVQDSERQISLEERLNDSKDCNSSPAAEQELSAGARKRSGSCLEKDVSPEESEHCDKGNGVPDAPPLIKRAKRCSRVGESQEREEDTGSPQSPVSIPEPCEGNTCEDIPTRNSNLAPDSPVLGEEEGELAKDGRVECDGAPHRPDTHKASNGLGKKCVEAAENYGALTEESSSPASATSCPPLLNGGQAGAPPSPHPTVPCTNSSPAHMEVVASGDPPVPFSPAPPEDTLPELVVAREQEVEDVEVDVVGDPLCLAGEEQVMDSECHGNGRPLMPVPDTAAASPSPAAYNSNSGEATPPLAPTPPPTEPGCTPPSFAELYEHRYTLRTLPRKASSTKACSPPGDNGPLKEDGEVAEGLDEDFAAPSDSLCPADDNENTCAEPGDETGCDDGGPMGAGDIGKEVVCSHTTEEEEEEEEEEEPDVYYFESDHLALKHNKDYQRLLQTIGVLEAQRTQAILDLETLARHQREALADPITFVEQLQKRVNLGLPCPQRVVQLPELAWEQYTSGLGDFQREFCDKKRKTRRLKLIFDKGLPLRPKSPVEPKKECESATLYSSLPTSDAPENGRQTQMIRGRLCHSSKPDTFNQLWTAEEQKKLEQLLLKFPPEEVESKRWQKIADELGNRTAKQVASRVQKYFIKLTKAGIPVPGRTPNLYMYTKKASSKRQHHLNKHLSRPSTFLTSYEPPVYMDDDEDDERAAFFGAVHDPVADDDSDDDDDDDDDDVVIPAELRNLPEYKELLELKRLKKEKLRELREDKTGVQHLGYKCDVCGMEPIQGVRWHCQDCPQDSAVDFCANCSDCLLKTETHKPNHHLDPVYQAETLLDRDYRLPQSTSYNYLDPNYFPANR
- the zzz3 gene encoding ZZ-type zinc finger-containing protein 3 isoform X2; amino-acid sequence: MAASRSSRVTRSSVGLNGLDENFCGRTLRNRSIAQPEETSVSPLPRARSPKKRQESRQDSRQVSKQDVKQGSKKEDKQESKPDPKPDAKKEKTKQDVKEDTDNQSVQDSERQISLEERLNDSKDCNSSPAAEQELSAGARKRSGSCLEKDVSPEESEHCDKGNGVPDAPPLIKRAKRCSRVGESQEREEDTGSPQSPVSIPEPCEGNTCEDIPTRNSNLAPDSPVLGEEEGELAKDGRVECDGAPHRPDTHKASNGLGKKCVEAAENYGALTEESSSPASATSCPPLLNGGQAGAPPSPHPTVPCTNSSPAHMEVVASGDPPVPFSPAPPEDTLPELVVAREQEVEDVEVDVVGDPLCLAGEEQVMDSECHGNGRPLMPVPDTAAASPSPAAYNSNSGEATPPLAPTPPPTEPGCTPPSFAELYEHRYTLRTLPRKASSTKACSPPGDNGPLKEDGEVAEGLDEDFAAPSDSLCPADDNENTCAEPGDETGCDDGGPMGAGDIGKEVVCSHTTEEEEEEEEEEEPDVYYFESDHLALKHNKDYQRLLQTIGVLEAQRTQAILDLETLARHQREALADPITFVEQLQKRVNLGLPCPQRVVQLPELAWEQYTSGLGDFQREFCDKKRKTRRLKLIFDKGLPLRPKSPVEPKKECESATLYSSLPTSDAPENGRQTQMIRGRLCHSSKPDTFNQLWTAEEQKKLEQLLLKFPPEEVESKRWQKIADELGNRTAKQVASRVQKYFIKLTKAGIPVPGRTPNLYMYTKKASSKRQHHLNKHLSRPSTFLTSYEPPVYMDDDEDDERAAFFGAVHDPVADDDSDDDDDDDDDVVIPAELRNLPEYKELLELKRLKKEKLRELREDKTGVQHLGYKCDVCGMEPIQGVRWHCQDCPQDSAVDFCANCSDCLLKTETHKPNHHLDPVYQAETLLDRDYRLPQSTSYNYLDPNYFPANR